GTCTCAGCAAGTGTTGACTCTTCCAAGAGAAGATGTACACGTATGTTAAGCAAAGTTCAGTCATTTAGCTGTGGTCAAATGCATAGGCATCCTTCGCACTTTTGGATAGGTAACCATACCAAAAGTTGCCCACGCGTTTATTGAATTCCtaattctctctcctccccctaggATTGAGGTGCTTTGAATTTAACGGGACGTGATGGGTGGAGTCCCACTGCGCACAGTACTTTAGACTAGCAATTATTCTGACACAGTAAACTATCCGCATGAAATTCTTCCGGCTGAGGAGCTTTGAGATTTTCCTCTATTGTCCATAGCTAGATATTCGAAAGTGAAGCAATTTAAACATCTGCATACAcaaggcctacatgtaggcctaatactacatacatttagagagagagagagagagagagagagagagagagagagagagagagagagtgagtgagtgagtatggaGAGAGATTGTTTTTGGATGTGgttacatactgtaggctatggggggggggggggttactgtgGCTAATCCCTCAGTTTTGTGACatgctaacacccccccccctctctctctcacacacacacacacacgcgcgcgcgcactcacgcacaacACGTCATTGTTTGTACTTTAGTAGTATTTACGCGTTGAATTATTAAAAACCTCATGCGCgcgccgcgcacgcacgcacacacacacacacacacacacacacacacacacacacacacacacacacacacacacacacacacacctcgctaccAGCATTCTACGCTTCATTTCATGTGCAGTAGCTCTAGGCCTTCTCAACAAACGTGCAGGAAAATAGAGCTGCCCACAACCCCATGACATCATCGTTTTATTTAAAAGCTATAAGTTCCTATTTTTGATCCCATAGTTAAGCCCACTAAAATAATTAAACCTTTGCCACAGACAGATACCGGTTTTTCGAGAATTCTAAAATGTATCCAGATCAGAAAAAGGTCAGACATGTCCTAACAAGTCGAAGTGACATTTCCCTTCTTTATTTCATGTAATTACCACTCCAGTTCGCGTGGTGGCAGATTTGTAGCCCAGAGCAaagacacgcacagagagagagcaactgtgtgtggagggagggtaaCATCCGCATCTCATGTAGCACAGTATCGGATCAACCCGACCTAGATATTACATTTGAAGGGTGTCTTAAGCCCTGATATACCCGGCGCAAAGGGAAGAGATACGCGTTTGCACAATAGTTCTTTGAGCACCGAGTTTTGGTTGGAGACGTTTTGTTCTAATAACAGTTTCTGGTGGACTAGCTAGCACTCTCATCAACACACAGGTTATGAACTCTCTCGTTTGTTATGGGGTGTCGTCTGATTCTGATAGCGACAGTGATGTGAGCAAATGCCGCCAAGAGTAAGTTATCAAGGATTGTATTTTTTAAACTGTTATATAACACCAACCTACACCTTCAAACTTTAGCACACTGCATTTGGCACAGGACAACTTACATCCTACATAAAATATTCACCAGATTACACTGAGCGTCAGACTTGCTTTGAATAACTTTGCCCACATATCTTGACACCTTGACGCGCATACACTGCACAAGTCAAACGGGACAGTTCAGTTATTGGAAATAGCCTAGTGTCGATTCAACGTAGCCTACTGTTTGTTAGGTGCGCGCGTGTAAGCTAAGCGACTCTTCGGATATAATATACTGCTATGGTGTGTTATTTTGGCCCGCCACGTCCCATCGGAGCATCTTTTGAGATATCCCCACTATTGCCAATAATTACTGCAGATAATCTTTGGTAACCCCCTCAAAATACAATGGCAGGTTAGTCATTACATGTGCTGGTAgttacaaaaaggaatgatctgCATGAGTGAAGGAGTAACCACCATGATGCTCAATCATATGCCTATATGCAAAATACATTAACCAATCAGTAGCGTACCATTATAGGCCTATGAACAAATTAGAATAAAGACCTAGTCATACAAAGCACTGTAATTACAACCACTTTCCAGGTTAAACAAATCTAGAATACCACTTGGAGAATTAATCTGTTTTGAGAGTTGACCAAACTAGTCTAGCCACTTGTCAGTGATCTCCACCCCATGGTTTTAATGCAAATACATGATTGTCTTTCCTTGAGCTTATTTTGTGGATTGGTGTCCCCATAGGAGAGAAAGGGAACATGGGAAGATCGAAATGGCCCCAAAGACAACAACAAAGGAACGCAACTTCCTGGTGGAATCAGGAGGCTCTGCTTCCAGCGATTCTGAAGACGGCGAAGAGGAGGCGAAGAGTGATGACGACTCTCTTGCCAAGCCTCTAACGCCCATCATGCAGCACATCACTAAGGTGCCTCCCACTGATGCATCCACTGCAAAAGCAAGCAAGCTGCCGCCGCCACCTCTTGGAGGTGGTGGCCTGGTGGGCAGTAGCGTTTTCGCCAACCCATTCAAGGAACGGGCCGACGAGCGGCTAAACGTACTGCAGAAGCACGTGCCACTGACACTGCAGGCCAGACCTACAGAGATCGGCGGTAAGAAAATGTGCATAGCCTACAGAAAGGACGGCCGCTGCCGATTTGGCAGCCGCTGTAAGTACGCCCACGACAGTGATCTCCAAAGCACCGCAGCACTGGCCTGCATGGGGACGGCGGAGGAGGACGGGACGGAGGCCGGCTCAGACACGACTGGCCTAACGCAGgcggcacctcctcctcctcaaacccCTGACTCTCAGACTACTACTTCATTCCTCAGACGAGGGCAAGAGGAGGATGGGACAGAAGAGGAGCGAGCCAGGAAGAAAAGACCCGGGCTCAGTAACACGCTTATTCCTCCCAAGAAGGCACTGAAGCAGTTTAACATGCAGAGGCAGAAGGACAGATACACCCCTTTCTGATGTGACACTCCATCCAATGCTGTAAACAAAATAAGAGTATTAGTACATTGGTTTTAGATTAGCATTATTATAAAGGATGTAATAGTATAAACAGTTTTGTTATACCAAGGCAACAAAatagacccagtcgg
This genomic interval from Engraulis encrasicolus isolate BLACKSEA-1 chromosome 16, IST_EnEncr_1.0, whole genome shotgun sequence contains the following:
- the si:ch211-113e8.11 gene encoding uncharacterized protein si:ch211-113e8.11 encodes the protein MNSLVCYGVSSDSDSDSDVSKCRQEREREHGKIEMAPKTTTKERNFLVESGGSASSDSEDGEEEAKSDDDSLAKPLTPIMQHITKVPPTDASTAKASKLPPPPLGGGGLVGSSVFANPFKERADERLNVLQKHVPLTLQARPTEIGGKKMCIAYRKDGRCRFGSRCKYAHDSDLQSTAALACMGTAEEDGTEAGSDTTGLTQAAPPPPQTPDSQTTTSFLRRGQEEDGTEEERARKKRPGLSNTLIPPKKALKQFNMQRQKDRYTPF